The sequence below is a genomic window from Planctomycetia bacterium.
GCATCGAGCGACATCGGTCTTGCCTCACGTAGTCCGACGATGTCACAAGTCCCGACAAGACATGACCGGTGGAATCTTTGGTCGTTTCGGATCACGCTGGGAAGTCCCGACCGTGCGCTGGAAACCCTGGACCCGTTCGGTCGATTTCTCTTCGGGCGAACATTTCTCGTGCTCTGGTTCGCGATTCTCGCAGCGGCGCTGCTGCAAGCGTTAACGGCTTGGCCGATGCTTGCGAAAAACTCGCCCATCGACTGGGGTTGGCAAGGTGCTTTGTCGCTCTTCGCGGCTTGGTGCGGCCTCAAGATTTTGCATGAACTAGCACACGCGATCGCTTGTCGACGGTTCGGCGGCAACGTCGGCAACGTGGGACTCGCATTCGTGCTGGGAATGCCGTCGCCGTTCGTCGACGTATCGACGATCTGCCGCGTGCCCGACAAGTGGAAGCGGATCGTCGTCTCATTGGCAGGGATTTACATCGAGATTTTCGTAGCGGCGCTGGCGATGATCGCCTGGAGTGCTTTTGAAGATCCCTTAGTAAGGCAAGGAGCACTCGCCGTCGTCTGGGCTGCAGGAATCGGATCGGTGATTTTCAACCTGAATCCGCTCATGCGATTCGACGGGTACTTCGCACTCTCGGATGCCATGGAGATGCCTAACCTATCCGCCGTCGGCCAAGAGGAATCATGGCGGCTTCTACGACGTTTCTTGTTCGGTATCGACGAAGCGGAGATCTCCGCCAAGGGACGTCGCCCCGCCTGGGTTGCCTGGTACGGCATCGCGGCGATGCTGTGGCGCACGTTCGTTCTCGGCTCGTTGTTGCTACTAGCGATCGCGAAGCTAGGAGCATTCGGAACCATTTTTATTTCGATCCCTCTATTTCTCGCTTGGTTAGCAAAGCGCCGAACTCTCCGCCGTTCCCTAATCCGAGGTGGAGCAAACGTCGGTAGGAATCGACAACGGCAAGCCGCGACCTGCACGGCACTCGGGCTGCTCTCGGCGATCTTGTTCTACTGCTTAGATCCAAGCACGAAGGAACTCGCAGCGGTGGTCGACTATGAACCGCTCGAAGTCGTGCGAGCGGGCACAGCCGGATTCGTTCGACAAGTCTTCGTATGTGATGGCGAGCAAGTCTTCGCGGGACGTAAGATCGCGGAATTAGACAACGCCGAATTGCTTGCCGAGATCGGTCAAGTCGAACTCGCGATCGAACAATCCACGATTCGCTCGCGCATGCATCGGCAAGCTAAAACAACCTCGAAAGAGCAAACGGAGCGATTGCAACGCCAAGTCCTCGAAACGGAGTTGCGGGAGCTTCATCACCAAAGAGAAGGCCTGACCATCGTCGCCGCAACGGACGGAACGATCGTCTCGCGAGGCATCGATCGCTATGTGGGGCTACGGTTGGAAAAAGGGGATGAGATCGCCTCGATCGCCGGCGACTCAGCGAAAACGCTTAAGATTGCCGTGCCGCAACGCTTGGTGACGGCGATCGCGAATGCCGAGGATCGCACTGCGGACGTCCTGATTCACGGACATCGAAAACCGGTATCGATTCGTTTGGCGACGTGCGACCCTCAAGCCTCGACGCGCTTGATCCACCCGGCGATGAGCGTGGAACATGGTGGCATGCTGAGCATACGCCGGCGGGAAGCGACGCCGGACGAAGCCGGAGAAGGCAAATCAAGGAACCGCCGCGATACGACGATCGCGGAAACAGTAGAACCTTGTTTTCAGATGACGGCGCGAGCGGATGAAGAAACGCTGCGAGATGTGGCCGCCGGCCGTACGGCAATCGTGAAGGTTCGCATTCCATGGCGAAGCGCGCTCCACGATTATTGGTCGCGCTCCTCGGCTTGGCTGCATCATCCGCAAGCGGAATGAAGCCCTCCATATATGCCTGACGGCAATAGAGGATCATCCACGCTTCGGTCGTGGAATGCGGGTGCCACCGCCGCCCCCTTTGCCTTTTCCTTTGCGACGTCCTTTTCCCTCGCTCGCAGTCTCGGAGATGATCGCAGCCGGCTTGCCCATATGCCCCTTCATCTTGTCGATCCGGTCTCGAATGTTCGCTGCACGTTCGAAGTCGAGCTCATCGGCGGCGGCAAGCATCTCGGCTTCCAACTCCGCGATGTATTCTTCCGTAATGTATTGCGTCTCGTCGGTGCGACCTACCGCGGCATTGGCTTCCGCATGCGCCGTCTGGAGCGATTCGATTCCTTGACGAATCGATTTCCGCACCGTTTCCGGCGTAATGCCGTGGGCGATGTTGTACTCATGCTGGAGCGTTCGGCGGCGCGAGGTTTCTTCGATCGCTCGCTGCATCGACTCTGTCACCTTATCCGCATACAGCAGCACCTTCGCGTTGACGTTACGTGCCGCACGACCGATCGTTTGCATGAGGCTCGTCTCGCTGCGAAGAAAACCTTCTTTATCGGCATCGAGAATGGCGACCATCGACACTTCGGGCAAGTCGAGCCCTTCGCGCAACAAATTGACACCGATCAAAGCTTCGAAACGCCCCTCGCGCAGGTCGCGTAGATGCTCGACACGCTCGAATGCGTCGAGTTCGCTATGCAGCCATTTACACTTAACGCCATGCTCATTGAGGTAGTACGACAGGTCTTCCGCCAGACGCTTCGTCAACGTCGTCACAAGCACGCGCTCGTCGACGGCAGACCGTAGCTTGATTTGCTCGAGCAAGTGCGGCACTTGCCCGCGCGCGGGTAGCACTTCGATGATGGGATCGAGCAAGCCGGTCGGACGAATGACTTGTTCGACGACTTCACCGCCGGTTTTCTGCATTTCGTAAGGGCCGGGAGTCGCCGAGACGTAAACTCCTTGTCGGAACTTCTGTTCCCATTCTTCGAACTTGAGGGGGCGATTATCGAGGGCGCTCGGCAAACGAAAACCGTGTTCGACCAGCGTCGTCTTACGACTTTGATCGCCGGCGAACATGCCCCGAATCTGCGGCACCGTCACGTGCGACTCGTCAACGACGAGGAGAAAATCCTTCGGAAAGTAATCGAACAACGTTTCGGGTGCGGCGCCGGCAGGCCGGCCCGTTAGGTGTCGGCTGTAGTTCTCGATGCCCGGGCAGTAGCCGACTTCCATCATCATCTCGATGTCGAAACGTGCGCGAGCGTTCAGACGCTGCGCTTCGAGGAGCTTCCCCGTGTTGCGAAGCTGCTCGAGCCGCATCTCAAGCTCGGCCTTAATCCCGTCGATCGCTTGCTCGATCTTCGATTCGGGCAAGACGAAGTGCTTGGCGGGATAGATGAAGATTTCGTTTTGTTGCTGAATCGTCTCGCCGCTCGTGGGATCGACATACGAGAGCGATTCGACCTCATCTCCCCAGAACTCGATGCGGTAGGCAAACTCTTCGTACGCCGGCCAGAGTTCCACGCAATCGCCTCGAACCCGAAACTTCGTTCGCTCGAAAGCGTAGTCGTTGCGCTCGTACTGAATCTCGACGAGCCGACCCAACATTTCATCGCGGTCGACTTGCTGCCCACGCGTGAGCGAGACCATCATCGCTTTATAATCCTCGGGCGAGCCGAGGCCGTAGATCGACGACACGCTCGACACGATGATCACATCTTTACGACTGACGAGTGCGCTTGTCGCGGCCAGTCGCAAGCGGTCGATCGCCTGATTGATCGACGCGTCTTTTTCGATGTAGATATCACGCTGCGGGATGTAGGCTTCGGGCTGATAATAGTCGTAATAGCTGACGAAATAATGAACGGCGTTCTCCGGAAAGAACTCCTTAAATTCGCCGTATAGCTGCGCCGCGAGAGTTTTATTGTGCGAGAGGACGAGTGTCGGGCGGCTGATCTCTTGAATGACGTTCGCCATCGTGAACGTCTTGCCGGAGCCGGTCACACCCATCAGCACCTGCTCGCGTCGGCCCGCACGTAGCCCCTCGATAAGCGATGCGATCGCTTGCGGCTGATCACCTGCCGGCTGAAACGGGCTATGCAGTTTGAAGTCCACGAGTGTCTTTCTCCGTAACGTGGCGCTTGCCGAGGTCTCCGGCGACGACCTCTCTCGACGCAGGCCTTCTCCGTGCCGACCCATCAGCATACGGCATTCGTCGGTGCGGCGCGAAGGGGGAGTTTCGCGAAGCATTGCGGAAGGAAATTCGCATCGATTCCGCTTTAAGAAATGGCGCGTCGACGCTAATCGAATCTTACGTGCGGACGAAGCACTTCCAAGGTCTTGCGACCGATCCCTTTCACTTGCAGCAGGTCGTCGAACGATCGAAATCTTCCATTTCGTTCGCGGTGTTCGATCAACCGCCGCGCCAGCATCGGGCCGACCTGCGGCAACTCGCCGAGTTCGGCGACATCAGCCGTATTGATATCGACGACAAAGCGGACGGCGCGCGGGCTAAGATTGGCCGCAAGCCGCTCGTCGGCATTCACTAAGTGTCCCGTCGGGCCGCCGGCGCGGAACCAGCGAATGCCCAAGCTTGCGATCGCAACGACGAGTAAAAGCGCCAGAGCCGCTTGATCGCTGCGGCGCAGGAAACGTCGACCTCGAACTTCGCTTTTTCCTTCGCTCGACATCACGATGACGCTCTCGACATGACGCCTTCCGTTGCTGCGGTTATGATCCACGTATTCTATCCGAACAGGAGCGTAAGGAAACGATGCCTCGCAAAGACTACCGCGACGTTCGCTGGGACGCCCAACTCGAAGACGATCTTCGGCAACTCGTACGTCTCGCCGTGCGCGAAGACCTCGATCGGCATCACGACTGGACGACGGCGCTCTTGGTGGATGAGCAGGCCGTGAGCTTCGCGGCGGTCGTGGCGCGCAAGCCGGGGATCGTCGCGGGTTTGCCCGGCGCAGCGATTACGCTCGCGGAATACGACCGACGGATCGAATGGCGGCCGCTGGTCGAGGATGGCGCATACGTCGTCGCGGGAACGACGCTGGCCGAACTACGTGGCCCCGCGCGCAGTTTGCTTACGGCAGAGCGTCCGATGTTGAACTTGCTCGGCCGCCTTTCCGGAATCGCCACGCTGACACGCCGCTACGTCGATGCGGTCGCCGGAACGAAGGCCCGAGTTTACGACACCCGTAAGACGATGCTCGGTTGGCGGCGTGTCGAGAAGTATGCCGTGCGCATGGGAGGGGGCTGCAATCATCGGGTCGGATTGTACGACGGCATTTTGATTAAAGACAACCATTTGGCTCAAGGAGGAGCGCACGTCGGAGCAGAGCAGGGGAGCGCACAACGTTACACGCCGGCCGAAGCGGTCGCACGTGCCAAGCAATTCATCACGCAGCGATTGCTTGAGCTACCGCTGGAGAAAGATTATTGGGAGGCGATGCTCGTAGAAGTCGAAGTCGATAGTCTCGCTCAGCTCGATCTCGTGTTGCCGGAACTGCCCGACATCGTCCTGCTCGATAACATGCCGCCGGCCATGCTTGCCGAAGCGGTGCGACGACGCGACGCCGTAGCTCCCTCGGTGGAACTAGAAGCCTCGGGCGGAATCAACCTTGCGACGATTCGCGCCGCTGCCGAAACGGGCGTCGAGCGCATCAGCGTCGGCGGACTCACGCATTCGGCCGACTGGTGGGACGTCGGTCTCGACTGGCTGTAGCGATCGTAGCGATCGAATCGCTCGCAAGCCGCTCGTGCGCATCGAAGCGTACCTACTTCTTCTACCGTCGGGCAGCTTTGCCTAGGCGTTGCTTTTGACATCGCTGCACCACGACCTAGGTTTGCATGTGTCGGAACCTTGGGGAGGGGACCGATGCACGGCACGGCGAGGACGAGCATGACGCTTGAGGGGACCTCGCCGTGCCTCTTTTATTTCCCGCGTCTGCGGAACGCCCGGACGCCGCACGAGAACTTCCCATGCATCCAATCGACCGCAAAACGCGAATCGGCTTCACGCTCATCGAGACCGTCACGGCGTTGACGCTCGCTTCGGTCGCCGGTGTAACGATTCTTGCCAGCCTCGCCACGACGACCGGAGCATCGCAAGATTCGCTCGACCGCGTCGTCGCTCTCGGACTCGCGCAGCAATTGCTCGACGAAGTCTCGGGAATGAAATACGTCGAAGCTCCCGGCGGGGAATACGATACGCCGATGGGGCCCGGCAGCCCGGAAATCAGTGCCGGAGCACGTAAGCAGTTCGACGACATCGACGACTATAACGGCATCGCGACGACCCCACCGACCGATCGTTGGGGAATACGACTCGGGACGGACGACGGCAAACAATCGACGCGTAACACCAACTTTCAGATTCCTGCGACGTTTCTCAACGGCTGGAAGCAGCAAGTCGACATCAGCTATGTCAGCGACTCGAATCTTTCGACCGTGCTCACAAGCGGCTCGTCGAATCATCGCTTGATTCGCGTGCGGATTATCGTTACCGAAACAGACGGCAGCGTCACCACGCTTGCCGACTTATCAAGGGTGGTTGCCAATGTCCCGGCAGGCTGACCCTTCTCGCATCGCGATTCAGTTGCGAATTCGGCCGCGAAACCGAGCGTCGCGACGTCGTGCCATGACGTTGCTTGAGTTGATGCTCGCGATGTCGATCTCGGCGATCATGGTAGGCTCGCTTTCCGTCCTGGCGTCGGCGACGAGACAAACGGCCGAGTTTAATCAAGGCCAGTCCGATTCCGTACAGCATGGACGAGTCGCGATGCAACGGATCTCGCGCGCCGTGGCAGATGCTTATGCCACGGAGACTTATCCCGGCGTGGTGGTCGTCGACACGACCGTCGGCTCGTATCGCTATCCGGATACGGTCGTCATCTGGCGACCGGCCGGTGGCGTGCCGGCAAATCCAGCGGGGCCGCCGCTCATCAAAGAACTCGTCATCTTCAGTCCCGACGCGACCGATCCGGGCCTGCTGCTGGAGATCACCGCTCCGACCGACACGCGCACGATCCAACTCAACGACGCTTCACTTAACACCACCTCGGGACGTACGACCATCACCGGCATTAAAACGGCCACCACGAGCGTGAAGACTCAGATTACCTCGCGAATAAAAACCGCAAGTGCCGCAACAGCCACGGGTGGTAACACGACGAGTTCGTTGCGCGCGGCGATCCGATTCGAATGCGAACTTCATCCTTCCACGGCGGAAATGACGTCGTTTCG
It includes:
- the uvrB gene encoding excinuclease ABC subunit UvrB, encoding MGRHGEGLRRERSSPETSASATLRRKTLVDFKLHSPFQPAGDQPQAIASLIEGLRAGRREQVLMGVTGSGKTFTMANVIQEISRPTLVLSHNKTLAAQLYGEFKEFFPENAVHYFVSYYDYYQPEAYIPQRDIYIEKDASINQAIDRLRLAATSALVSRKDVIIVSSVSSIYGLGSPEDYKAMMVSLTRGQQVDRDEMLGRLVEIQYERNDYAFERTKFRVRGDCVELWPAYEEFAYRIEFWGDEVESLSYVDPTSGETIQQQNEIFIYPAKHFVLPESKIEQAIDGIKAELEMRLEQLRNTGKLLEAQRLNARARFDIEMMMEVGYCPGIENYSRHLTGRPAGAAPETLFDYFPKDFLLVVDESHVTVPQIRGMFAGDQSRKTTLVEHGFRLPSALDNRPLKFEEWEQKFRQGVYVSATPGPYEMQKTGGEVVEQVIRPTGLLDPIIEVLPARGQVPHLLEQIKLRSAVDERVLVTTLTKRLAEDLSYYLNEHGVKCKWLHSELDAFERVEHLRDLREGRFEALIGVNLLREGLDLPEVSMVAILDADKEGFLRSETSLMQTIGRAARNVNAKVLLYADKVTESMQRAIEETSRRRTLQHEYNIAHGITPETVRKSIRQGIESLQTAHAEANAAVGRTDETQYITEEYIAELEAEMLAAADELDFERAANIRDRIDKMKGHMGKPAAIISETASEGKGRRKGKGKGGGGGTRIPRPKRG
- a CDS encoding helix-hairpin-helix domain-containing protein, which translates into the protein MSSEGKSEVRGRRFLRRSDQAALALLLVVAIASLGIRWFRAGGPTGHLVNADERLAANLSPRAVRFVVDINTADVAELGELPQVGPMLARRLIEHRERNGRFRSFDDLLQVKGIGRKTLEVLRPHVRFD
- a CDS encoding nicotinate-nucleotide diphosphorylase, whose amino-acid sequence is MPRKDYRDVRWDAQLEDDLRQLVRLAVREDLDRHHDWTTALLVDEQAVSFAAVVARKPGIVAGLPGAAITLAEYDRRIEWRPLVEDGAYVVAGTTLAELRGPARSLLTAERPMLNLLGRLSGIATLTRRYVDAVAGTKARVYDTRKTMLGWRRVEKYAVRMGGGCNHRVGLYDGILIKDNHLAQGGAHVGAEQGSAQRYTPAEAVARAKQFITQRLLELPLEKDYWEAMLVEVEVDSLAQLDLVLPELPDIVLLDNMPPAMLAEAVRRRDAVAPSVELEASGGINLATIRAAAETGVERISVGGLTHSADWWDVGLDWL